The Phycisphaeraceae bacterium genome has a window encoding:
- a CDS encoding general secretion pathway protein GspK: MILTRRKPASRPPRRGASARRRASVVVIVLWAIAMGAIITASIQITGYRQAAMGTQAMERVRARWAARAGVERTISVLGYFTENPDATNAFRIYQEMAAIAYSDPGELEKAFYFIEHEVDGQRFAGPMDEHSRFNINLTPENRQPLLNLYIHESVVDAIVDWIDEDDVITGQGAEMTYYLSSSFGYVPRNAPMRSVAEVELVAGVTPEEVREEDWNYNNRLDPNEDDGNLLLPRDNANGVLEPGWARYLTAYSVAGGLSSSGQPRLYLPEAAIEDVQQRTRTSRDQAQALLNFGLNPNNKLSSLITVPINFIREDGSIADLNGQFANRALPLDYNQLVLVFSELTMDDPSFRLPGKININTASQDLLRDVLQFAPAAADEIVYRRTRNPSGFTSLMELIAVPDMNGATLQQIADVADVTSNVFTVTSVGRSETNGIEVQLIVVIDRSTLPVRILEIREQ; the protein is encoded by the coding sequence ATGATCCTCACCCGTCGCAAACCCGCATCACGCCCACCGCGGCGCGGCGCATCGGCCAGACGCCGCGCGTCGGTCGTGGTCATCGTCCTCTGGGCGATCGCCATGGGCGCGATCATCACCGCGTCAATCCAGATCACCGGCTACCGGCAGGCGGCCATGGGCACGCAGGCGATGGAGCGGGTGCGCGCACGATGGGCGGCGCGGGCCGGCGTTGAACGGACCATCTCCGTTCTCGGCTACTTCACCGAGAACCCCGACGCCACCAACGCCTTTCGCATCTACCAGGAGATGGCCGCCATCGCCTACAGCGATCCGGGCGAACTGGAGAAGGCGTTCTACTTCATCGAGCACGAGGTGGACGGCCAGCGCTTCGCCGGCCCGATGGATGAACACTCCAGGTTCAACATCAACCTCACGCCCGAAAATCGTCAGCCGCTGCTGAACCTGTACATTCACGAGAGCGTGGTGGACGCCATCGTGGACTGGATCGACGAGGACGACGTCATCACCGGGCAGGGCGCGGAGATGACCTATTACCTCTCGTCCTCGTTCGGATACGTGCCCCGAAACGCACCGATGCGATCCGTCGCCGAGGTGGAGCTGGTCGCCGGCGTCACGCCCGAGGAAGTGCGCGAGGAGGATTGGAACTACAACAACCGTCTTGACCCCAACGAGGACGACGGCAACCTGCTCCTGCCCCGCGACAACGCCAACGGGGTGCTCGAGCCGGGCTGGGCCCGATATCTGACCGCCTACTCGGTGGCGGGGGGTCTGTCCTCCAGCGGCCAGCCGCGGCTGTACCTGCCGGAGGCGGCCATCGAGGATGTGCAGCAGCGCACCCGCACCAGCCGCGACCAGGCGCAGGCCCTCCTCAACTTCGGACTCAATCCCAACAACAAGCTCTCTTCGCTCATCACGGTGCCGATCAACTTCATCCGCGAGGACGGGTCCATCGCCGACCTCAACGGCCAGTTCGCCAACCGCGCCCTGCCGCTCGACTACAACCAACTGGTGCTGGTCTTCAGCGAGCTGACGATGGACGACCCGTCGTTCCGGCTGCCCGGCAAGATCAACATCAATACCGCCTCGCAGGATCTGCTGCGCGACGTGCTGCAGTTCGCCCCGGCGGCGGCGGACGAGATCGTCTACCGGCGCACCCGCAACCCGTCCGGATTCACCAGTCTCATGGAGTTGATCGCCGTCCCGGACATGAACGGGGCCACGCTGCAGCAGATCGCCGACGTCGCCGACGTCACGAGCAATGTTTTCACCGTGACATCCGTAGGTAGGAGTGAGACGAACGGCATCGAGGTGCAGTTGATCGTGGTCATCGACCGGTCAACACTGCCCGTCCGCATTCTGGAGATTCGGGAACAGTGA
- a CDS encoding prepilin-type N-terminal cleavage/methylation domain-containing protein, whose amino-acid sequence MTVRLAPSRRLTARRGFTLVEVIITAVIAAFVLGALWSSMGQLTTARLIGQQRLLAHVRADAALNTIRQDVQCVLRSEDLFWTKLRIVDGLGTTINGPVDRDDLLLFSSRLRQTRENYGQGEGVEYETQYRIIEDSLGPVLWQRRDAPVDEYYDGGGVALPLIEDIIGFNVEAFDGYLWYNSWDSDELGLPFAIRITITAPVTGKPGDRPVVLRTVVSIDRVLPPYDADSEDDESSTGATGGAGTGGAGNQSGDGTGGGGGGGAGGGGTGGGGRPGGGFGGGGGGGRPGGGMGGGGGGRPGGGGGTGGGGRPGGGGGRGGAP is encoded by the coding sequence ATGACGGTCCGCCTCGCGCCATCCCGTCGCCTGACCGCCCGGCGCGGCTTCACGCTGGTGGAAGTCATCATCACCGCCGTGATCGCCGCGTTCGTGCTGGGCGCGCTCTGGTCGAGCATGGGACAGCTCACCACCGCCCGGCTGATCGGCCAGCAGCGGCTGCTGGCCCACGTGCGGGCGGACGCGGCCCTCAACACCATCCGCCAGGACGTGCAGTGCGTGCTGCGCAGCGAGGATCTCTTCTGGACCAAGCTGCGCATCGTGGACGGACTGGGCACGACCATCAACGGACCGGTCGATCGAGACGACCTGCTGCTCTTCTCCAGCCGCCTGCGTCAGACCCGCGAAAACTATGGTCAGGGCGAGGGCGTCGAGTACGAGACGCAGTACCGCATCATCGAGGATTCGCTCGGCCCCGTGCTGTGGCAGCGGCGCGATGCGCCCGTGGATGAGTATTACGACGGCGGGGGCGTGGCGCTCCCCCTCATCGAGGACATCATCGGCTTCAACGTCGAGGCCTTTGACGGCTACCTCTGGTACAACAGTTGGGACTCGGATGAGCTGGGTCTGCCATTCGCCATCCGCATCACGATTACCGCGCCGGTGACGGGCAAGCCGGGCGATCGACCCGTGGTGCTGCGCACCGTTGTCTCGATCGACCGCGTGCTGCCCCCGTACGACGCCGATTCGGAGGATGACGAATCCAGCACCGGAGCCACCGGCGGCGCTGGCACGGGCGGCGCCGGCAACCAGTCCGGTGACGGTACGGGCGGCGGAGGTGGAGGCGGCGCCGGGGGCGGCGGAACCGGCGGCGGTGGCCGACCCGGCGGCGGCTTCGGCGGCGGAGGCGGCGGCGGTCGCCCCGGCGGAGGCATGGGCGGCGGTGGAGGCGGACGACCCGGAGGCGGAGGCGGAACGGGCGGCGGCGGACGACCCGGAGGCGGCGGGGGTCGGGGAGGCGCTCCATGA
- a CDS encoding prepilin-type N-terminal cleavage/methylation domain-containing protein, with product MPDHARHHRARGFTMIEMIVVVVVLAILASMVAPRLVGSARRQATLAAEEVAELFTLFAHRESMGESKIAIGYDPGAGVIMLLSLVGDVAEPDNPPRWEIDRFVSPVRLPDDMVVAMVRQDGLIVPAADWMVPVTPGRGRPSIELLLISGDAGLEVTVFLPAHAINARLIYRGQIDGSPRAPIDLDLAGRDREVW from the coding sequence ATGCCCGATCACGCCCGTCACCATCGCGCTCGCGGCTTCACCATGATCGAGATGATCGTGGTCGTGGTGGTGCTCGCGATTCTCGCCAGCATGGTGGCGCCGCGGCTCGTGGGCTCCGCGCGGCGGCAGGCGACCCTGGCGGCGGAGGAGGTGGCGGAACTGTTCACGCTCTTCGCCCATCGCGAGAGCATGGGCGAGTCCAAGATCGCCATCGGCTACGACCCCGGCGCGGGGGTCATCATGCTGCTTTCCCTCGTGGGCGACGTGGCCGAGCCCGACAACCCCCCGCGTTGGGAGATCGACCGGTTCGTGTCGCCCGTGCGGCTGCCCGATGACATGGTGGTGGCGATGGTGCGTCAGGACGGGCTGATCGTTCCCGCCGCCGACTGGATGGTGCCCGTCACGCCGGGGCGCGGTCGCCCCTCCATCGAGCTGCTGCTCATCAGCGGCGACGCGGGGCTGGAAGTCACGGTGTTCCTGCCCGCCCACGCCATCAACGCCCGACTGATCTATCGCGGACAGATCGACGGCTCACCACGGGCGCCCATCGATCTTGACCTGGCGGGCCGCGACCGGGAGGTGTGGTAA
- the gspG gene encoding type II secretion system major pseudopilin GspG, which translates to MRTTQVNLIRRSPRPPRRGLRRAFTLIEILVVVTIIALLAGMIGWRVFGALGSAKSKVAKSTAATIAKALENWRLDTGGYVEDGMDLSILLLGPDQGGGPSGPYLSKRGVEAIQDPWGRVYVVRVPGVVNSDFDIVSFGADGTPGGTGENADVTQ; encoded by the coding sequence ATGCGCACCACTCAGGTCAACCTCATCCGTCGAAGCCCGCGCCCCCCCCGCCGTGGGCTCCGACGCGCCTTCACGCTCATCGAGATTCTCGTGGTCGTCACCATCATCGCGCTGCTGGCGGGCATGATCGGCTGGCGGGTGTTCGGCGCGCTGGGGTCGGCCAAGTCCAAGGTCGCCAAGTCCACCGCCGCCACCATCGCCAAGGCGCTGGAGAACTGGCGACTCGACACCGGCGGCTACGTGGAGGACGGCATGGATCTCTCGATCCTTCTCCTCGGACCGGATCAGGGCGGCGGGCCCAGCGGACCGTACCTCTCCAAGCGCGGCGTCGAGGCCATCCAGGATCCCTGGGGGCGTGTCTATGTCGTCCGCGTGCCCGGCGTCGTGAACTCGGATTTCGACATTGTTTCGTTCGGCGCCGACGGCACCCCCGGCGGCACCGGCGAAAACGCGGACGTCACCCAGTAG
- a CDS encoding type II secretion system F family protein, producing the protein MPSFQYQCLTAGGQITTGVIAAPDRAAAVRALTARGETPTMLEAASEGGSERGAAARPALFRRAARPTLKRQEIANLIRELATALEAGLPLMASLRTVRKQATGKAQPIILDHLIERIEAGTPLHQAAREYGPPFDDMIVGMLRAADASGEMSGIMHQLADLLERSIELRRSVVGATIYPLIVAVLIAISAVILVTFLVPALIEPLMGQIELPLPTRIVLAVADTLAAYGIFVLLGAVALWFAFRYWVARPENRLRFDTLLLRLPLYGRLARDVAVARFTRTLGTLSSAGISILDGLRITRDTLGNAALMKAVDEVQQQVTTGKALADPLERSGLFPPLLIQVVNLGERSGKLEAMLLHAAGAFDRQVQNSIKIFTSLLPPALLVVMACLGGFILAAILLPLLELQNLAAG; encoded by the coding sequence ATGCCCTCGTTCCAGTACCAATGCCTGACAGCCGGAGGCCAGATCACGACGGGCGTGATCGCCGCTCCGGACCGCGCCGCCGCGGTGCGGGCGCTCACCGCCAGGGGCGAGACGCCCACCATGCTCGAGGCGGCGTCGGAAGGCGGCTCGGAGCGCGGCGCCGCGGCGCGCCCCGCGCTGTTCCGGCGCGCCGCGCGTCCCACCCTCAAGCGGCAGGAGATCGCCAATCTCATCCGCGAGCTGGCCACCGCCCTGGAGGCGGGTTTGCCGCTCATGGCCTCGCTCCGCACCGTGCGCAAACAGGCCACCGGCAAGGCGCAGCCGATCATCCTGGACCACCTGATCGAGCGCATCGAGGCCGGAACGCCCCTGCATCAGGCGGCGCGTGAGTACGGCCCGCCCTTCGACGACATGATCGTCGGCATGCTGCGCGCCGCCGACGCCTCGGGCGAGATGAGCGGCATCATGCACCAGCTCGCCGACCTGCTGGAACGGTCCATTGAACTGCGCCGGTCGGTGGTTGGCGCCACCATCTATCCGCTCATCGTGGCGGTGCTCATCGCCATCAGCGCGGTCATCCTGGTGACGTTCCTGGTGCCCGCGCTGATCGAGCCGCTCATGGGCCAGATCGAGCTGCCGCTTCCCACGCGCATCGTGCTGGCGGTGGCGGACACGCTGGCCGCGTACGGCATTTTCGTGCTGCTGGGCGCGGTCGCGCTGTGGTTCGCCTTCCGATACTGGGTCGCTCGGCCCGAGAACCGGCTTCGCTTCGACACCCTGCTTCTTCGCCTGCCGCTCTACGGGCGCCTGGCCCGCGACGTGGCGGTGGCCCGCTTCACGCGCACGCTGGGCACGCTCAGTTCGGCGGGCATTTCCATCCTCGACGGGCTGCGCATCACGCGCGACACGCTGGGAAACGCCGCACTCATGAAGGCCGTGGACGAGGTGCAGCAGCAGGTGACGACCGGCAAGGCCCTGGCGGACCCGCTGGAGCGATCCGGCCTGTTCCCGCCCCTGCTGATCCAGGTGGTCAACCTGGGCGAGCGTTCGGGCAAGCTGGAGGCGATGCTGCTGCATGCCGCCGGCGCCTTTGACCGCCAGGTGCAGAACTCGATCAAGATCTTCACGTCGCTGCTGCCCCCTGCGCTGCTGGTGGTCATGGCGTGCCTGGGCGGCTTCATCCTGGCGGCGATCCTGCTGCCCCTGCTGGAGTTGCAGAATCTCGCCGCGGGATGA
- a CDS encoding type II/IV secretion system protein, which yields MPGNVTSSGTSRAATGATPGGDLEMAPPNPGSAPSLNGAPGGGSASEPPGSSDDGGAVMRRCRALGIEWLKKPPPVDKAAVALLEPEIAVRLRAVPLRLERGRLVVAMRDPLDLAAVDEIATLAGHPVTRVGLDEAPFSELMREHYGTTAARMAESLAGDTDLAATDLEHNLDAIEAEDIHRMAEQPTLINLVNLLLLEAIKSRTSDVHIEPFENELKVKYRIDGVLNEQPPPPKNLQPALIGRVKIMAGMNIAERYVPQDGHITLRFEGRKVDIRVSTVPTLYGESVVMRILDKSTLPLELEALGMARAMRAKVDSLIGKPHGLVLVTGPTGSGKTTTLYTALTRIYDPRKKIITIEDPVEYELTGINQIPVNPKRGLTFATGLRHILRQDPDIIMVGEIRDGETADIAIRSALTGHLIFSTLHTNDAVSSIGRLIDMGAEPYLVASVLEGILAQRLGRRLCRHCRVRVPIAEDVEHRLTPAEAELFKGHVWKGVGCEECNNSGYRGRIGFFELLRINPGLRKGISENRTAADLRALADADFLVMRADGMQKAAAGETSVEEVLRATQDAEDTVG from the coding sequence ATGCCCGGCAACGTCACCAGCAGCGGCACATCACGAGCGGCCACGGGCGCCACGCCGGGCGGCGACCTGGAGATGGCGCCGCCGAACCCGGGAAGCGCGCCGTCGCTCAACGGCGCGCCGGGAGGGGGATCGGCATCCGAGCCGCCGGGTTCGTCCGACGACGGGGGCGCGGTCATGCGTCGCTGCCGCGCCCTGGGCATCGAGTGGCTGAAGAAGCCCCCGCCGGTGGACAAGGCCGCCGTGGCGCTGCTGGAGCCGGAGATCGCGGTTCGGCTTCGCGCCGTCCCGCTGCGCCTGGAGCGCGGTCGGCTGGTGGTCGCCATGCGCGACCCGCTGGATCTGGCCGCAGTGGACGAGATCGCCACGCTGGCGGGTCACCCCGTGACGCGCGTGGGTCTGGATGAGGCGCCCTTCTCCGAACTGATGCGGGAGCACTATGGCACCACCGCCGCCCGCATGGCCGAGTCGCTGGCGGGCGACACGGATCTGGCCGCCACCGACCTGGAGCACAACCTCGACGCCATCGAGGCGGAAGACATCCACCGGATGGCGGAGCAGCCCACGCTCATCAACCTGGTGAACCTGCTGCTGCTGGAGGCCATCAAGTCACGCACCAGCGACGTTCACATTGAGCCCTTCGAGAATGAACTGAAGGTCAAGTACCGCATCGACGGCGTACTCAACGAGCAGCCCCCCCCGCCCAAGAACCTGCAACCGGCGCTGATCGGGCGCGTCAAGATCATGGCGGGCATGAACATCGCCGAGCGATACGTGCCTCAGGACGGGCACATCACGCTGCGCTTTGAGGGACGCAAGGTCGATATCCGCGTGTCCACGGTGCCCACGCTGTACGGCGAGTCGGTGGTGATGCGCATCCTCGACAAGAGCACGCTGCCGCTGGAGCTCGAGGCCCTGGGCATGGCCCGCGCCATGCGCGCCAAGGTGGACTCGCTGATCGGCAAGCCGCACGGCCTGGTGCTGGTGACCGGCCCGACCGGCAGCGGCAAGACCACCACGCTCTACACCGCGCTGACGCGCATCTACGATCCTCGCAAGAAGATCATCACCATCGAGGATCCGGTCGAGTACGAACTCACCGGCATCAACCAGATTCCCGTCAACCCCAAGCGAGGACTCACCTTCGCCACGGGGCTGCGCCACATTCTGCGTCAGGATCCGGACATCATCATGGTGGGCGAAATCCGCGACGGCGAGACGGCGGACATCGCCATCCGCTCCGCGCTGACCGGCCACCTGATCTTCTCCACGCTGCACACCAACGACGCCGTCAGCTCCATCGGCCGCCTGATCGACATGGGCGCGGAGCCCTACCTGGTCGCCTCGGTGCTGGAGGGCATCCTGGCGCAGCGTCTGGGGCGCCGTCTGTGCCGCCACTGCCGGGTGCGCGTACCCATCGCCGAGGACGTGGAGCACCGCCTCACGCCCGCCGAGGCGGAACTCTTCAAGGGCCACGTCTGGAAGGGCGTCGGCTGCGAGGAATGCAATAACTCGGGCTATCGCGGGCGCATCGGGTTCTTCGAACTGCTGCGCATCAACCCGGGCCTTCGCAAGGGCATCTCCGAGAACCGCACCGCCGCCGACCTGCGGGCGCTGGCGGACGCGGACTTCCTCGTCATGCGGGCCGACGGCATGCAGAAGGCCGCCGCGGGTGAAACCAGCGTCGAGGAAGTGCTTCGCGCCACGCAGGACGCCGAGGACACCGTCGGGTAA
- a CDS encoding CoA transferase subunit A: MLSCDKTYSTPAAALEGLLHDDMTIAVGGFGLCGIPERLIIALRDSGVRGLTVISNNAGVDDWGLGLLLRTRQIRKMISSYVGENAEFERQYMAGELELEFAPQGTLAERMRAGGAGIPAFYTPTGVGTVIAEGKETRTIDGREYVLERGIVADLSLVKAWKSDKSGNLVYRKTARNFNPMVATCGKVCVAEVEEVVEIGALDPDGIHTPGIFVDRVVRTVSEKRIEQLTTR, translated from the coding sequence ATGCTCTCCTGTGACAAAACCTACTCCACTCCCGCCGCCGCCCTTGAGGGGCTTCTGCATGATGACATGACCATCGCCGTGGGCGGATTCGGGTTGTGCGGCATCCCTGAGCGGCTCATCATCGCCCTGCGCGACTCGGGCGTGCGCGGGCTCACCGTCATCTCCAACAACGCGGGCGTGGATGACTGGGGGCTGGGGCTGCTGCTGCGGACGCGGCAGATTCGCAAGATGATCTCGTCCTACGTCGGCGAGAACGCCGAGTTTGAGCGCCAGTACATGGCGGGCGAGTTGGAGCTGGAGTTCGCCCCGCAGGGCACGCTGGCGGAGCGGATGCGGGCGGGCGGGGCGGGCATTCCCGCGTTCTACACGCCCACGGGGGTGGGCACCGTCATCGCCGAGGGCAAGGAGACGCGGACCATCGACGGGCGTGAGTACGTGCTGGAGCGTGGCATCGTGGCGGACCTGTCGCTGGTGAAGGCGTGGAAGTCCGATAAGTCGGGGAACCTTGTCTACCGCAAGACCGCCCGCAACTTCAACCCCATGGTCGCCACGTGCGGCAAGGTCTGCGTGGCGGAGGTGGAGGAGGTGGTCGAGATCGGGGCGCTCGATCCAGACGGCATCCATACGCCGGGCATCTTCGTGGACCGGGTGGTGCGGACGGTGTCGGAGAAGCGGATCGAGCAGTTGACCACACGCTGA